One genomic window of Geoanaerobacter pelophilus includes the following:
- a CDS encoding serine hydrolase yields the protein MTRQTVKRIVICLVFPALLFGAGWYAHDWHDRSSSNMPERRARLSGFKYISPLLDVELPEGYEVNREPIPFKQKVAKFVDQQIKSGAVRNMSVYYRDLSDGPWFGINERAKYHPASMMKVPVMIAWLKRAEKDPSVLKSKLTFDEKIYTGPPQKLKPEQTLQSGHSYTIEELLLHMMQFSDNKALKLLGSVMSQEEFEYVLDNMDITSDPDYDHNSITVRTYSGFLRILYNASFLNKEMSELALQMMSSQDFPQGMAAGIPPGVKLASKFGEYWTKENPNLYQLHEFGIVYHPKGPYILGILTQGHDGEKQADIIRAVSEIVYKSVDMPNRK from the coding sequence ATGACTAGACAAACTGTAAAAAGAATCGTGATCTGCTTGGTTTTTCCCGCTCTGCTCTTCGGCGCCGGCTGGTATGCCCACGACTGGCATGACCGCAGCTCCTCAAACATGCCCGAGCGCCGCGCCAGGCTTAGCGGCTTTAAATACATATCTCCGTTACTGGATGTTGAACTCCCCGAGGGATATGAGGTGAACCGGGAACCGATACCATTCAAGCAGAAGGTGGCAAAGTTCGTAGACCAACAGATCAAATCCGGAGCCGTCCGCAATATGTCGGTTTACTACCGGGACTTGTCGGACGGCCCTTGGTTCGGCATCAATGAACGGGCGAAATACCATCCGGCCAGCATGATGAAAGTACCGGTCATGATTGCCTGGCTCAAGCGTGCCGAGAAAGACCCGTCTGTTCTCAAAAGCAAGCTTACGTTTGATGAAAAAATTTATACCGGCCCACCGCAGAAATTGAAACCAGAGCAAACACTGCAGTCGGGACATAGCTATACAATTGAAGAACTGCTGCTACACATGATGCAGTTCTCCGACAATAAAGCGCTAAAGCTGCTCGGGTCTGTCATGTCTCAGGAGGAGTTCGAGTATGTCCTCGATAATATGGACATTACCAGCGATCCTGATTACGACCACAATTCCATCACGGTCCGAACCTATTCAGGATTTTTGCGTATTCTCTATAATGCATCTTTCCTGAATAAGGAAATGTCGGAATTGGCTCTGCAAATGATGAGTTCTCAGGATTTTCCCCAAGGCATGGCTGCCGGGATTCCGCCAGGGGTGAAACTCGCGTCGAAATTCGGCGAATATTGGACCAAGGAAAATCCTAATCTTTACCAACTGCATGAGTTTGGGATCGTATACCACCCCAAAGGGCCATATATATTGGGAATCCTGACCCAGGGGCATGATGGCGAGAAGCAGGCGGATATCATCAGGGCAGTATCGGAAATAGTTTATAAATCCGTTGATATGCCCAATCGAAAATAA
- a CDS encoding GIY-YIG nuclease family protein, with amino-acid sequence MTGFESARRQKDSIHDGATMNWQVYIILCSDDTLYTGITTDMERRFQQHAAGGGAKYFRGRQPLQVVYLERGHSRSSAARRETQIKSMNRPEKELLVSQQATSF; translated from the coding sequence GTGACCGGCTTTGAGAGTGCACGGCGACAGAAAGATAGTATTCACGATGGCGCCACAATGAACTGGCAGGTCTATATCATCCTCTGTTCTGACGACACCCTTTACACGGGAATTACTACAGACATGGAGAGAAGGTTCCAGCAACATGCGGCAGGGGGAGGAGCCAAGTATTTTCGAGGCAGGCAGCCACTTCAGGTGGTTTATCTGGAAAGGGGCCACAGCCGATCTTCTGCCGCCAGGAGGGAGACCCAGATCAAATCAATGAATCGGCCAGAAAAGGAATTGCTGGTGTCACAACAAGCAACTTCATTTTAA
- the sppA gene encoding signal peptide peptidase SppA has protein sequence MKRKFFGAIFCLLLAALSGCAFVNVPLVQKPSPLEEQVLEGDGTKKILLLEINGTISEQEKSGGLIGKPAPSMVSYIRESLLKAEQDKNLAAIILRINSPGGTITASDIIHHDLTEFKKRKKVPVIACIMSVGASGAYYIASAADEIIAHPTAITGSIGVILVKFNVEGLMAKIGVAEQTIKSGDKKDIMSIFRKATPEEVRLGQEIIDQFYGRFLDVIMARPGNALTRDGLRQLADGRIYTADQALQAKLIDKIRYLDEAIKDLRGKVGEEDARVVTYYRSDNFKGSIYSGAAEKDGLVELLGGSMGAVSGGGYMYLWSP, from the coding sequence ATGAAGAGAAAATTTTTTGGCGCTATTTTTTGTCTGCTGCTGGCGGCCCTTTCAGGGTGTGCCTTTGTTAACGTGCCTCTGGTACAAAAGCCCAGCCCATTGGAAGAGCAGGTCCTTGAAGGGGACGGCACCAAGAAAATCCTGCTGCTTGAAATCAACGGCACCATCTCCGAACAGGAAAAATCAGGAGGGCTGATCGGCAAGCCGGCGCCGTCAATGGTGTCCTATATCCGCGAATCCCTGCTCAAGGCCGAACAGGACAAGAACCTTGCCGCTATCATCCTGCGGATAAACTCACCGGGCGGGACCATCACTGCCAGCGATATCATTCACCATGACCTCACTGAGTTCAAAAAACGGAAAAAGGTCCCGGTCATCGCCTGTATCATGAGTGTTGGCGCCTCGGGCGCCTATTATATTGCCTCTGCTGCCGACGAAATCATTGCCCATCCCACAGCTATTACCGGCAGCATCGGTGTCATCCTGGTAAAGTTCAACGTTGAAGGGTTGATGGCAAAGATCGGCGTTGCAGAGCAGACCATCAAGTCGGGGGACAAGAAAGATATCATGTCCATCTTTCGCAAAGCCACTCCTGAAGAGGTTCGCCTTGGCCAGGAGATAATTGACCAGTTCTACGGGCGGTTTCTCGACGTTATCATGGCTCGTCCCGGCAATGCTCTGACTCGCGATGGACTGCGCCAGCTTGCTGATGGCAGAATTTACACCGCAGACCAGGCGCTACAAGCCAAGTTGATTGATAAAATCCGGTATCTTGACGAGGCAATAAAAGATTTGCGGGGTAAAGTTGGCGAGGAAGACGCGCGAGTTGTTACCTATTACCGTTCCGATAATTTCAAAGGGAGCATTTATTCCGGCGCAGCTGAGAAAGACGGCTTGGTAGAGTTGCTTGGAGGCAGTATGGGGGCTGTTTCGGGTGGTGGATACATGTACCTGTGGAGTCCCTGA
- the ovoA gene encoding 5-histidylcysteine sulfoxide synthase, whose amino-acid sequence METRATKTIILHEGDPEQKRAEILDYFHKTFDIDEKLYDTLKYDDTFYLRADRLRHPLIFYFGHTATFFINKLTIARVIEQRINPKYESMFAVGVDEMSWDDLDERHYDWPTRQQVKAYRDQARELVDGLIRKLPLSLPINWESPWWGIMMGIEHERIHLETSSVLIRQLPIDQVVQLPEWEICREAGEPPANRLLPVAGGKVVLGKQRNHPLYGWDNEYGLHEAEVAGFKAAEYLVSNREFLAFVEAGGYLERQWWTEEGWHWREFKQAEQPLFWIRNGAGWQLRTMASVIDLPWNWPVEVNYLEAKAFCNWKSAQTGLPVRLPTEDEWNRLRDLCAIPDQPYWQQAPGNINLEQWASSCPIDRFKTGDFYDVLGNVWQWTETPIYPFHGFEIHPWYDDFSTPTFDTRHNLIKGGSWISTGNEATRDSRYAFRRHFFQHAGFRYVESAAPIEIHQDQYETDTLAAQYCDAHYGPEHFGVPNFPATVAAICLELLADRPKAHALDLGCAVGRASFELARGGFSRVTGLDFSTRFFRLAARMQEEGYLRYELPEEGDVVSFHEIDLAALGLAGIREQVDFYQADACNLPEKFTGYDLVLAANLIDRLYSPRKFLATIHERLNPGGLLVITSPCTWLEEYTKKEEWLGGYRDSGEPVWTLDGLKEALAPHFSLLGAPRDVPFVIRETRRKFQHSIAELTAWQLR is encoded by the coding sequence ATGGAAACGCGCGCGACAAAAACCATAATTCTGCATGAAGGGGATCCGGAGCAGAAGCGGGCCGAAATCCTCGACTATTTCCACAAAACTTTCGATATCGACGAAAAACTCTACGACACCCTCAAATACGATGACACCTTTTATCTGCGGGCTGACCGGCTGCGCCACCCGCTGATCTTCTATTTCGGCCACACCGCCACCTTTTTCATCAACAAGCTGACCATTGCCCGGGTCATCGAACAGCGGATCAATCCCAAGTACGAGTCGATGTTTGCCGTGGGAGTTGACGAGATGTCTTGGGACGACCTGGACGAGCGGCACTATGACTGGCCGACCCGCCAGCAGGTGAAGGCTTACCGTGACCAGGCCCGCGAGCTGGTGGACGGGCTGATCCGGAAGCTGCCGCTCTCCCTTCCCATAAACTGGGAATCCCCCTGGTGGGGGATCATGATGGGGATCGAGCATGAACGGATCCACCTGGAGACCTCATCGGTGCTGATCCGCCAGCTCCCTATCGATCAGGTAGTGCAGCTGCCGGAGTGGGAGATCTGCCGCGAAGCCGGGGAGCCGCCGGCCAACCGGTTGTTGCCGGTGGCCGGAGGCAAGGTGGTGCTGGGCAAGCAGAGGAATCACCCGCTCTACGGCTGGGACAACGAGTACGGTCTCCACGAAGCCGAGGTTGCCGGGTTCAAGGCTGCTGAATACCTGGTGTCTAACCGGGAATTCCTGGCATTTGTCGAGGCCGGCGGCTACCTGGAAAGGCAATGGTGGACCGAGGAAGGATGGCACTGGCGGGAATTCAAGCAGGCCGAGCAGCCGCTGTTCTGGATAAGGAACGGGGCTGGTTGGCAGTTGCGCACCATGGCGTCGGTGATTGATCTGCCCTGGAACTGGCCGGTTGAGGTCAATTATCTGGAGGCCAAGGCGTTCTGCAACTGGAAATCGGCGCAAACGGGATTGCCGGTCCGGCTTCCCACCGAGGATGAGTGGAACCGGCTGCGCGATCTCTGTGCTATTCCGGATCAGCCCTACTGGCAGCAGGCGCCGGGCAATATCAACCTGGAACAGTGGGCGTCATCCTGTCCGATCGATCGTTTCAAAACCGGTGATTTTTATGACGTGCTGGGGAATGTCTGGCAGTGGACCGAAACCCCGATCTACCCGTTTCATGGCTTTGAGATCCACCCCTGGTACGATGATTTCTCCACCCCCACTTTTGACACCAGGCACAACCTGATCAAGGGGGGATCGTGGATCTCCACCGGCAACGAGGCGACCCGGGACTCGCGTTACGCCTTCCGCCGCCACTTCTTCCAGCATGCCGGATTCCGCTACGTCGAGAGCGCAGCGCCGATCGAGATCCATCAGGACCAGTACGAAACCGATACCCTGGCGGCCCAGTATTGTGACGCCCACTACGGACCGGAGCATTTCGGCGTCCCCAATTTCCCGGCAACCGTTGCCGCGATCTGCCTGGAGCTGCTGGCCGATCGTCCCAAAGCTCATGCCCTGGATCTGGGGTGCGCGGTGGGGCGGGCGTCCTTTGAACTGGCCCGGGGCGGCTTTAGCCGGGTGACAGGGCTGGATTTTTCCACCCGCTTCTTCCGGCTGGCAGCGCGGATGCAGGAAGAGGGGTATCTGCGCTATGAACTTCCTGAAGAAGGGGACGTGGTCTCATTCCACGAGATTGATCTGGCGGCGCTGGGGCTGGCAGGTATTCGCGAGCAGGTCGATTTCTATCAGGCCGATGCCTGCAACCTGCCGGAAAAATTCACCGGCTACGACCTGGTGCTGGCAGCCAACCTGATCGACCGGCTCTATTCGCCACGCAAGTTTCTGGCGACTATCCATGAGCGGTTGAACCCCGGTGGGCTGCTGGTGATCACCTCACCCTGTACCTGGCTGGAGGAGTATACCAAGAAGGAAGAGTGGCTGGGAGGCTATCGCGATAGCGGTGAGCCGGTCTGGACCCTGGATGGCCTGAAAGAGGCGTTGGCGCCACATTTTAGCCTGCTCGGAGCGCCGCGCGACGTCCCGTTTGTCATTCGGGAAACCCGGCGCAAGTTCCAGCACAGCATTGCCGAACTGACAGCGTGGCAGCTGAGATAG
- a CDS encoding B12-binding domain-containing radical SAM protein has product MKILLVYPYYPDTFWSFRHALKFINRKASFPPLGLLTVAAMLPISWDKKLVDMNVRPLADEELLWADYVFISAMTIQRESVREVLSRCRHLGVKTVAGGPLFTSCYDDFPDVDHLVLGEAELTLSPFLEDLQRGEPRHLYADERRAEMRTTPIPLWELVDVRKYAAMNIQYSRGCPFDCEFCDITQLFGRKPRSKTGEQIIAELASLHALNWRGAVFFVDDNFIGDRAKLKGEILPAITAWMEEHGRPFYFYTEASIDLADDDRLMAQMVRSGFEEVFIGIETPHDDGLAESGKSQNRNRDLLASVKRIQRAGLQVHGGFIVGFDSDLPTIFERQIRFIQESGIVTAMVGILTALRGTRLHQRLQREGRLLGTATGNNTAITLNFTPRMEPEALIDGYRTVLDSIYLPKNYYHRVIKLLREYRPQHLAKFRLQQGYLGALFKSVLFLGVIGRERFHFWKLFFWSLARRPRLFPLAITYAVYGFHFRKVAEKIRESGVFAAAGYGVESATVPGSVK; this is encoded by the coding sequence ATGAAGATCCTCCTGGTGTACCCTTACTATCCGGACACTTTCTGGAGTTTCCGGCATGCCTTGAAATTCATCAACAGAAAGGCCAGCTTTCCGCCTCTGGGGCTGCTGACCGTGGCTGCCATGCTCCCGATCTCCTGGGACAAGAAGCTGGTCGATATGAACGTCAGGCCGCTTGCCGACGAGGAGCTGCTCTGGGCGGATTACGTCTTTATCAGCGCCATGACCATTCAACGGGAATCGGTGCGAGAGGTGCTCTCACGTTGCCGTCACCTCGGGGTAAAGACCGTTGCCGGCGGCCCGCTTTTTACCTCCTGTTACGACGATTTCCCGGACGTGGACCATCTGGTGCTGGGCGAAGCCGAACTCACCCTCTCTCCGTTCCTGGAGGATCTGCAGAGAGGGGAGCCACGGCATCTCTACGCCGACGAACGGCGGGCCGAGATGAGGACAACCCCGATCCCGCTTTGGGAACTGGTCGATGTCCGGAAGTATGCCGCCATGAATATCCAGTATTCGCGGGGGTGCCCGTTTGATTGCGAATTCTGCGACATTACCCAGCTCTTTGGCCGCAAGCCCCGCAGTAAAACCGGCGAGCAGATCATCGCCGAGCTGGCAAGCCTCCATGCCCTGAACTGGCGCGGCGCCGTATTTTTTGTCGATGACAACTTCATCGGCGACCGGGCCAAGCTGAAAGGGGAGATCCTGCCCGCCATTACCGCCTGGATGGAAGAGCACGGGCGGCCGTTCTATTTTTACACCGAGGCCTCCATCGACCTGGCAGACGATGACCGACTTATGGCGCAGATGGTCAGGTCAGGATTCGAGGAGGTCTTTATCGGCATCGAGACACCCCATGATGACGGCCTTGCCGAGAGCGGCAAGTCGCAAAACCGGAACCGCGACCTGCTGGCGTCGGTCAAACGTATCCAGCGGGCCGGTCTGCAGGTGCATGGAGGGTTCATTGTCGGTTTCGACAGCGACCTGCCGACGATCTTTGAGCGGCAGATCCGTTTCATCCAGGAGAGCGGCATCGTCACCGCCATGGTCGGCATTCTCACCGCCCTGCGCGGCACCAGGCTCCACCAGCGTCTGCAGCGGGAGGGCCGGCTGTTGGGGACCGCCACCGGCAACAACACGGCGATCACCCTCAATTTCACCCCGCGCATGGAGCCGGAAGCTCTCATCGATGGCTACCGAACCGTCCTTGACAGCATCTACCTCCCTAAAAACTATTATCACCGGGTGATCAAGCTGCTCAGGGAGTACCGGCCGCAGCATCTGGCAAAGTTTCGCCTGCAGCAAGGATACCTGGGGGCGCTGTTCAAATCGGTGCTGTTCTTAGGGGTTATCGGCCGGGAACGTTTTCATTTCTGGAAACTCTTCTTCTGGTCGCTGGCACGGCGGCCGCGGCTCTTCCCGCTAGCCATAACCTATGCCGTCTACGGGTTCCACTTTAGAAAGGTCGCGGAAAAGATCCGGGAGAGCGGAGTGTTCGCTGCCGCGGGGTATGGGGTAGAAAGTGCCACGGTCCCTGGCAGCGTGAAGTGA
- a CDS encoding NADH:flavin oxidoreductase/NADH oxidase: MSILFSPLQLQTITFRNRIFVSPMCQYSSRDGFPNDWHLVHLGSRAVGGAGLVMVEATAVSPEGRISPDDSGIWSDAHAVAFAPITDFIKRQGAVPGIQLAHAGRKGSCSLPWLGGGPLGMDACGWQPVAPSAVPFDLGHPVPRALSLEEMDEVEGQFRAGTRRAYAAGFQVVELHMAHGYLLHEFLSPLVNRRDDNYGGSLANRLRFPLRVARAVRDEWPAELPLFVRISAADWVEGGWDIDQSVVLARELKQIGVDLIDCSSGFAVPNEPVPFGPGFQVPFASRVRAEVGIATGAVGYITEPVQAEQIVATGQADAVLLARQMLRDPYWPLHAAKVLHAEAPWPNQYLRAK; encoded by the coding sequence ATGAGCATTCTTTTTTCACCGTTGCAGCTGCAAACCATTACCTTTCGCAATCGAATCTTCGTTTCTCCCATGTGCCAGTACTCCAGCCGCGACGGATTTCCCAATGACTGGCATCTGGTTCATCTCGGCAGTCGTGCCGTGGGTGGTGCGGGATTGGTTATGGTTGAGGCAACGGCGGTGAGTCCGGAGGGGCGCATCAGTCCTGATGACAGCGGCATCTGGAGTGACGCCCATGCTGTGGCCTTTGCTCCCATCACCGACTTTATCAAGAGGCAAGGTGCCGTTCCGGGGATTCAACTCGCTCATGCCGGCCGCAAGGGGTCATGTTCTCTCCCCTGGCTGGGGGGCGGTCCCTTGGGTATGGACGCATGCGGCTGGCAGCCTGTTGCGCCAAGCGCCGTTCCTTTTGACCTGGGCCATCCTGTTCCCCGTGCCTTGTCTCTGGAGGAGATGGACGAGGTGGAAGGCCAGTTCCGCGCAGGCACCAGGCGGGCATATGCCGCAGGGTTCCAGGTGGTTGAGCTGCACATGGCTCATGGTTACCTGCTCCATGAGTTTCTCTCGCCATTGGTCAACCGTCGGGATGACAACTATGGCGGCTCTTTGGCAAACAGGCTGCGTTTTCCGCTGCGGGTGGCCCGGGCGGTGCGGGATGAGTGGCCGGCGGAGCTGCCGCTGTTTGTGCGGATTTCCGCCGCCGATTGGGTGGAGGGTGGCTGGGACATTGACCAGTCGGTGGTGCTGGCCAGAGAGCTGAAGCAGATCGGTGTGGATCTGATTGACTGTTCCTCCGGGTTTGCCGTGCCCAATGAGCCGGTGCCTTTCGGCCCCGGTTTCCAGGTTCCTTTTGCTTCGCGGGTCAGGGCTGAAGTCGGCATTGCCACTGGCGCAGTCGGCTACATTACCGAACCGGTTCAGGCGGAACAGATTGTCGCCACCGGCCAGGCTGATGCTGTTTTGCTGGCGCGACAGATGCTGCGCGATCCTTACTGGCCGCTCCATGCGGCCAAGGTGCTGCATGCCGAGGCGCCCTGGCCGAACCAGTACTTGCGGGCCAAATAG
- a CDS encoding type 1 glutamine amidotransferase domain-containing protein — MKILMILTSHDELGATGKKTGFWLEEFAAPYYVFKDFGAEITIATPKGGQPPLDPKSEEKDFQTTATLRFRADKEAQAALANTAMLQDISPDDYDALFYPGGHGLLWDLSEDKYSIALIETMYAQGKPVAAVCHAPGVLRHAKSLDGSPLVQGKSVTGFSNSEEAAVGLTDVVPFLVEDELKKNGGNYYKGADWQSYIVRDGNLFTGQNPASSEALANTVLAQL; from the coding sequence ATGAAAATTCTGATGATACTGACGTCACACGATGAACTTGGAGCCACTGGCAAAAAGACCGGATTCTGGTTGGAGGAGTTTGCTGCTCCATACTATGTTTTCAAAGATTTTGGAGCTGAAATCACCATTGCAACTCCAAAAGGGGGACAACCTCCCCTTGATCCGAAAAGTGAGGAAAAGGATTTTCAGACCACGGCAACATTGCGATTCAGAGCGGATAAGGAAGCCCAGGCAGCTCTAGCCAATACCGCAATGCTGCAGGATATTTCACCGGATGACTACGATGCGCTGTTTTATCCCGGTGGTCACGGACTGTTATGGGATCTTTCCGAGGATAAGTATTCCATTGCTCTGATCGAAACCATGTACGCTCAAGGCAAACCTGTTGCTGCAGTGTGTCACGCGCCAGGGGTATTGCGCCACGCCAAGTCGCTGGATGGTTCGCCACTGGTGCAGGGGAAATCGGTAACCGGGTTTTCTAACTCGGAGGAAGCTGCCGTTGGTCTGACTGATGTTGTGCCGTTTCTTGTAGAAGATGAATTGAAGAAAAATGGCGGGAATTATTATAAAGGTGCTGACTGGCAATCATACATTGTTCGCGACGGTAATCTGTTCACTGGTCAGAATCCTGCGTCTTCAGAGGCATTGGCAAATACGGTACTGGCACAACTTTGA
- a CDS encoding coiled coil domain-containing protein, which translates to MSNRDEYIRKMQVKLDEWNREIDLLTVKAGGVATDVKKEYLQQIEALKVKQAAARQKIEELQQAGESAWEDLKSGIELAWTAMGEAINSARSRFK; encoded by the coding sequence ATGAGCAATAGAGACGAATACATCCGCAAGATGCAGGTCAAACTGGATGAGTGGAATCGGGAAATCGACTTGTTGACTGTCAAGGCAGGCGGTGTAGCGACAGATGTCAAGAAGGAGTACCTCCAGCAGATTGAAGCCCTTAAGGTGAAGCAGGCAGCTGCTAGGCAGAAAATCGAAGAGCTTCAGCAGGCAGGGGAAAGCGCCTGGGAAGACCTGAAGTCTGGCATAGAGCTGGCCTGGACCGCCATGGGTGAGGCCATCAACTCGGCCAGGTCCCGCTTCAAGTAA
- a CDS encoding ABC1 kinase family protein gives MAVMIDPEKSSLLRAAPRLMQIVRVLVRHQFLGALRGKNHWPPPHEVRETFEELGLTFLKFGQVLALRRDLLPDAYINELEQLHDQLPALGIEAVRATVESELGAGLAKLFASFSEAPLAAATIAQVHEATLIDGRHVAVKVQRPGLEAMIATDIAALTYLVALVEKLFPRLLALDLPVLVREFADSLNRETDFSLEARSIMLFRTALADIPDLWIPDVIAKYSTGNILTMEFSPGERVDLYASEHPEEMPRLINTLVRLTLQTIFEEGLFHADPHPGNVLVLPDGRLSLLDFGMTGELDEPMRNSLTLLLEAVVKGDARGATEAYLEMAPQGSEKVNRAALMVDIKSVLHEIHRNDLADVSIGDAFDSLLRAGSRHGVHNPGEFFLLTRTFVILESMIRELDPDHDYLASFREEISRLTAQHFSLERVKEKTGKLAREMERLIIDAPGDTRRVLRRIAEGNLGRLQAPAVEALGGRISRNLERLTGAIISAALMIAGGLMIAAPQDAGWHHDAGQAMIIAGVLWAIIIAIKTWRRDRGRR, from the coding sequence ATGGCGGTAATGATAGACCCGGAAAAGAGCAGCCTGCTACGAGCAGCGCCGCGACTGATGCAAATCGTGCGGGTCCTTGTCCGACACCAGTTCCTGGGGGCGTTACGCGGCAAAAACCATTGGCCTCCACCGCATGAGGTCCGGGAAACCTTCGAAGAGTTGGGCCTAACTTTTCTCAAATTCGGCCAAGTGCTCGCATTGCGGCGTGACTTGCTACCGGACGCCTATATCAATGAGTTGGAGCAGTTGCACGATCAACTGCCGGCCCTGGGCATTGAAGCGGTGCGCGCCACAGTAGAAAGCGAACTGGGTGCCGGGCTGGCAAAACTGTTTGCATCGTTCAGTGAAGCGCCGCTCGCCGCCGCTACCATCGCCCAGGTCCATGAGGCAACACTGATCGACGGCCGTCACGTGGCTGTCAAGGTGCAGCGGCCCGGCCTAGAAGCGATGATTGCCACGGATATTGCGGCGTTGACCTACCTGGTAGCGCTGGTGGAAAAACTGTTCCCGCGTCTGCTTGCCCTTGATCTCCCGGTTCTGGTCAGAGAGTTTGCCGACAGCCTGAACCGGGAAACCGATTTCAGCCTCGAAGCGCGTTCAATAATGCTCTTTCGCACCGCTTTGGCAGACATTCCCGATCTCTGGATACCGGACGTAATAGCGAAGTATTCGACCGGAAACATACTAACCATGGAGTTTTCGCCCGGCGAACGGGTGGATCTCTACGCCAGTGAGCATCCGGAAGAGATGCCTCGTTTGATCAATACCCTGGTGCGGCTGACCCTGCAAACGATCTTCGAAGAGGGGTTGTTTCACGCCGATCCCCATCCCGGCAACGTGCTGGTTCTTCCTGATGGCCGGCTCTCCCTGCTCGATTTCGGCATGACCGGCGAACTGGACGAGCCGATGCGCAACTCTCTGACGCTGCTACTTGAAGCGGTCGTCAAAGGTGATGCGCGAGGCGCCACCGAAGCCTACCTTGAAATGGCACCACAGGGGAGCGAAAAGGTCAACCGTGCGGCACTGATGGTGGACATAAAATCTGTGCTCCATGAAATCCACCGGAACGACCTGGCAGATGTGTCCATCGGTGATGCCTTCGATTCGCTGCTGCGTGCCGGCAGCCGTCACGGAGTCCACAACCCCGGCGAGTTTTTCCTGCTGACGCGTACCTTTGTCATCCTGGAATCAATGATCAGGGAACTCGACCCGGACCATGACTATCTGGCTTCGTTTCGAGAAGAGATCTCACGCCTGACGGCGCAACACTTCTCTCTGGAGCGGGTAAAGGAAAAGACCGGCAAGCTGGCGCGTGAAATGGAGCGCCTGATAATCGATGCCCCGGGCGACACACGCCGGGTGTTGCGACGTATCGCTGAAGGAAATCTGGGCCGGTTGCAGGCTCCGGCGGTGGAAGCGCTGGGAGGCCGCATCAGCCGCAATCTCGAACGACTCACCGGCGCCATCATCTCTGCGGCGCTCATGATCGCCGGCGGGCTGATGATTGCCGCACCCCAGGACGCCGGGTGGCACCACGATGCAGGGCAAGCGATGATTATCGCCGGGGTTTTATGGGCAATCATCATTGCCATCAAAACATGGCGCCGCGACCGTGGCCGGCGCTGA